The Spirochaetota bacterium genome includes a region encoding these proteins:
- a CDS encoding F0F1 ATP synthase subunit gamma, producing the protein MPSLEEIQRTIGATDSLKSVIRTMKIMAAVSLRQYERTLYSLADHARTIEDALSVIVKFLPVNTRYFRTKFDVSKRTAVVLFGSDLGMCGQFNDDIAAYCVRTLAGMGIRAENSLMITIGEKIVPRIEGNGFPIAETIPYPAGLQTGITPILHDFILLLERLHDGGIQNVLLFHNRPVGELAYASHMRTLLPIDPEYLLSLRGRKWRSKSIPAIAGDTHMLLREAIRHHLYASLFRAFVDSLAGENAARLMAMQAAEKHVDEHLDELRGRYNAVRQEAITSELLDIIAGFETLTASAPGS; encoded by the coding sequence ATGCCGTCGCTTGAAGAGATACAAAGAACGATAGGCGCGACCGATTCGCTGAAATCCGTCATACGCACGATGAAGATCATGGCGGCGGTGAGCCTGCGTCAATACGAGAGAACGCTCTATTCGCTCGCCGATCATGCCCGCACCATCGAAGATGCGCTGTCCGTCATCGTAAAATTCCTCCCTGTCAATACCCGGTATTTCCGCACGAAATTCGATGTCTCAAAAAGAACGGCCGTCGTGCTATTCGGCTCCGACCTCGGCATGTGCGGTCAATTCAACGACGATATCGCGGCGTACTGCGTTCGTACGCTGGCCGGCATGGGGATACGTGCGGAGAATTCATTGATGATCACCATCGGAGAAAAGATCGTGCCGCGCATCGAAGGGAATGGGTTTCCCATCGCCGAGACGATACCCTACCCCGCAGGATTGCAGACCGGGATAACACCCATACTGCATGATTTCATCCTGCTCCTTGAACGCCTGCACGACGGGGGAATTCAAAACGTTCTGCTTTTCCATAATCGACCGGTCGGCGAGCTCGCCTATGCCTCGCACATGCGAACGCTGCTCCCCATCGACCCCGAATATCTCCTTTCTTTGCGCGGCAGGAAATGGAGATCGAAGAGCATACCGGCCATCGCCGGCGACACGCATATGCTACTGCGCGAAGCGATCCGGCATCACCTCTATGCTTCGCTCTTTCGCGCCTTCGTCGATTCGCTCGCAGGCGAGAACGCCGCACGACTCATGGCCATGCAGGCGGCGGAAAAGCACGTCGATGAACACCTCGATGAACTGCGGGGGCGATACAATGCTGTCCGTCAGGAAGCGATCACCTCCGAGCTCCTCGATATCATCGCGGGTTTCGAAACACTTACCGCCTCCGCTCCCGGGTCGTAG
- a CDS encoding alternate F1F0 ATPase, F1 subunit alpha, translating to MDEKTGSNIDGIVEDMFANAYERLRNYNAEFSPEEIGVVTQVGNGIVRVSGLPNVRADEVVRFPGDNFGIAFNLERDSVSIVMTGQSARVEAGMEVRRTGRIIDVPVGDALLGRVIDPLGAPLDNGGVVAASTRYPIERDCPAIMDRAPVNVPLQTGIIAVDALIPIGRGQRELIVSDRQIGKTAIAVDTIINQRDKDMICVYCAIGQQNSATAKVIADLKKHGAMGYTIVVVASGDDSPGMNFIAPYAATSIAEYFMESGRDALIIYDDLSRHARSYRELSLLLRRPPAREAFPGDIFYIHSRLLERATHLSEEKGGGSLTALPIVETESQNIAAYIPTNLVSITDGQIYLSAKLFQEGKMPPIDIGRSVSRVGGKAQIPAYRDVAGDLRLTYSQFEELELFERFSTRLDEGTRSVLDRGHRIREVLKQPQYRPVPVAEQIAVLLAVTSGILNDIAVEQIHDAKIAITALLTGELGRIAETIRSGKKLSPDDRDTMISKMRDAVASLGA from the coding sequence ATGGACGAGAAAACAGGCTCGAATATTGACGGCATCGTCGAGGATATGTTCGCGAATGCATACGAAAGGCTCAGGAATTACAACGCCGAGTTCTCCCCCGAGGAGATCGGCGTAGTGACGCAGGTGGGTAACGGCATAGTACGTGTAAGCGGTTTGCCGAACGTGCGGGCGGACGAGGTGGTCCGCTTTCCCGGCGATAATTTCGGGATCGCGTTCAATCTCGAGCGAGACTCCGTGTCGATCGTCATGACAGGACAAAGCGCACGGGTGGAAGCGGGGATGGAAGTGCGCCGCACGGGAAGGATAATCGACGTGCCGGTGGGGGACGCGCTTCTCGGCAGGGTCATCGATCCGCTTGGTGCGCCGCTTGACAACGGCGGGGTTGTCGCAGCATCGACCCGCTATCCGATAGAACGCGATTGCCCCGCTATCATGGACCGTGCGCCGGTGAACGTCCCGCTGCAAACGGGCATCATCGCCGTTGACGCGTTGATACCTATCGGCAGGGGCCAGCGCGAGCTCATCGTGAGCGACAGGCAGATCGGTAAGACGGCCATTGCGGTGGACACCATAATCAATCAGCGCGACAAGGATATGATATGCGTCTATTGCGCCATCGGTCAGCAGAACTCGGCGACGGCGAAGGTCATAGCCGATCTCAAGAAACATGGCGCGATGGGGTATACGATAGTCGTAGTCGCTTCCGGGGATGACAGCCCGGGAATGAATTTCATTGCGCCGTACGCGGCGACATCGATAGCCGAATATTTCATGGAGAGCGGACGCGATGCACTTATCATCTACGACGATCTCTCGCGGCACGCCCGCTCGTACCGGGAACTTTCTCTTCTGCTGCGGCGCCCCCCCGCGCGCGAAGCGTTCCCCGGCGATATCTTCTACATACATTCACGCCTCCTTGAACGCGCAACGCACCTTTCCGAAGAAAAAGGCGGCGGATCGCTCACCGCGCTTCCCATCGTCGAGACCGAGTCGCAGAATATCGCCGCATACATCCCAACGAATCTCGTATCGATAACCGACGGTCAGATATACCTTTCCGCAAAACTGTTCCAGGAAGGAAAAATGCCGCCGATCGATATTGGCAGATCCGTTTCGCGCGTCGGCGGCAAGGCGCAGATCCCCGCGTATCGCGATGTAGCGGGCGATCTGAGGCTCACCTATTCGCAATTCGAGGAATTGGAATTGTTCGAGCGTTTCAGCACACGTCTTGACGAAGGGACACGAAGCGTACTGGACCGCGGCCATCGAATACGCGAAGTGCTGAAACAGCCGCAATACAGACCGGTGCCCGTGGCCGAACAGATAGCCGTGCTCCTCGCCGTAACGAGCGGGATACTCAACGACATCGCCGTAGAACAGATACACGATGCGAAGATCGCCATTACCGCGCTCCTCACCGGTGAGCTCGGTCGTATCGCAGAAACGATCAGGTCGGGAAAAAAGCTTTCGCCGGACGACAGGGACACGATGATCTCAAAGATGCGCGATGCCGTCGCGTCCCTCGGTGCATAG
- a CDS encoding F0F1 ATP synthase subunit C, translating into MDSLTFIAVVSIITAGTCISLGIIGPAIGEGISVARAVEAIAQQPDAAPTISRNLFVGLAMIESLAIYCLVIAFVLIFTNPFWNYFVSQAGK; encoded by the coding sequence ATGGACAGTCTTACATTCATCGCAGTCGTCTCGATCATTACCGCCGGGACATGCATATCCCTCGGCATCATCGGTCCGGCCATCGGGGAGGGCATATCGGTCGCACGAGCGGTCGAGGCTATCGCTCAGCAGCCGGACGCAGCCCCTACCATAAGCAGGAACCTGTTCGTCGGGCTCGCCATGATAGAGTCGCTCGCTATCTATTGTCTTGTGATAGCGTTCGTGCTCATTTTTACCAACCCGTTCTGGAATTATTTCGTATCGCAAGCGGGGAAATAG
- a CDS encoding F0F1 ATP synthase subunit A, which translates to MTINPDKIIMFRAGAIAVNATIVYTWVVMAVLIGFSILVTRKLSLGPNISKRQHVLESVVSLIQDQIKGITGREHVPYFPYVATLFLFILVSNVLHYVPHFHAPTGSLSTTAALACTVFAAVPFFGIRERGFFDYLQYYLEPVFVMLPLNILTEFTRTVALSIRLFGNIMSEGLIAAILLLIAPFFVPVLMHLLGLLIGIVQAYIFFILATVFIGSAATVHTERGQNSISISTT; encoded by the coding sequence ATGACGATAAACCCGGACAAGATCATCATGTTCAGGGCCGGTGCCATTGCCGTCAATGCGACGATCGTGTACACGTGGGTCGTCATGGCTGTCCTTATCGGATTTTCAATACTCGTCACAAGAAAACTTTCACTGGGCCCGAACATATCGAAACGGCAGCATGTCCTTGAAAGCGTAGTATCGCTCATACAGGATCAGATAAAGGGTATCACCGGGAGGGAGCACGTTCCCTATTTTCCCTATGTGGCAACGCTTTTCCTCTTCATTCTGGTCTCAAACGTCCTGCATTATGTCCCGCACTTCCATGCACCCACCGGATCATTGTCCACGACGGCAGCTCTCGCATGTACCGTATTCGCTGCGGTGCCCTTCTTCGGCATCAGGGAGCGGGGGTTCTTCGATTACCTTCAGTACTACCTCGAACCCGTCTTCGTCATGCTCCCGCTCAACATTCTCACGGAATTCACAAGAACGGTGGCGCTCTCGATCCGTCTCTTCGGAAATATCATGAGCGAAGGGCTTATCGCCGCGATCCTGCTGCTGATAGCGCCGTTCTTTGTGCCCGTGCTCATGCATCTTCTGGGCCTGCTCATCGGCATCGTGCAGGCGTATATTTTCTTTATTCTGGCGACGGTATTCATCGGGAGTGCCGCGACAGTGCATACGGAGCGCGGGCAGAACAGCATTTCAATCTCAACAACATAA
- a CDS encoding ATP synthase subunit I: protein MIPESITALEIVLYVVVFIAGSATAIIYLWLLHLSVGKIVRDAAPSLLAFVGFFFRIFLCGASFFLCSLGGRFDRLAVSVIGFAIMRLIAINVIRSFPTSHKPGEGPPR, encoded by the coding sequence ATGATACCGGAAAGCATTACCGCCCTTGAGATCGTTCTCTATGTCGTCGTGTTCATCGCCGGGAGCGCTACCGCGATCATCTATCTCTGGCTCCTTCACTTATCGGTAGGGAAAATAGTCCGCGATGCGGCGCCATCGCTGCTGGCGTTTGTCGGTTTCTTTTTCAGAATATTTCTCTGCGGGGCGTCATTTTTCCTCTGTTCACTCGGGGGGCGATTCGACAGGCTCGCGGTCAGCGTTATCGGCTTCGCGATCATGCGCCTTATCGCCATCAATGTGATACGCTCCTTCCCGACATCCCACAAACCCGGCGAGGGACCTCCCCGATGA
- a CDS encoding AtpZ/AtpI family protein has translation MKDTKRGYQARFLKRIDAAGGGGTHSGNTDNLLWLRTAGLIGWSVIVPPLLGIALGSWLDASFPAKFPFALTLMLTGFALGCCNAWRHMKRVVEKKDGK, from the coding sequence ATGAAGGACACAAAGCGCGGATATCAGGCGCGATTCCTCAAGCGCATCGATGCGGCAGGCGGCGGGGGGACGCACAGCGGCAATACGGATAATCTCCTCTGGCTTCGAACGGCGGGACTGATCGGCTGGTCAGTGATCGTTCCGCCGCTGCTCGGCATCGCACTCGGGTCCTGGCTCGATGCCTCATTCCCCGCGAAATTTCCGTTCGCACTCACCCTCATGCTCACCGGATTTGCGCTTGGCTGTTGTAACGCGTGGCGGCATATGAAACGTGTCGTCGAAAAGAAGGATGGAAAATGA
- a CDS encoding F0F1 ATP synthase subunit epsilon → MMLTVSTPTDTIVERDVRKIIAEGVRGFFCLLPNHIDIVSPLKAHILSYDNAEGRTAYIAIDEGMLVKKGGDVSLSVRYAVRGTSKAEMERIVEDDLGKKALAERDVRDIIATLEGDISALIMGKR, encoded by the coding sequence ATGATGCTCACCGTATCGACACCGACGGATACCATCGTCGAACGCGATGTGCGGAAGATCATCGCCGAGGGCGTACGCGGATTTTTCTGTCTCTTGCCGAATCATATCGATATTGTCTCACCGCTCAAGGCGCACATCCTTTCGTACGACAACGCCGAGGGGCGTACCGCCTATATCGCCATCGATGAAGGCATGCTGGTGAAAAAAGGCGGTGATGTTTCATTGTCGGTACGCTATGCCGTGCGCGGGACATCGAAGGCTGAAATGGAACGGATCGTCGAGGATGACCTTGGAAAAAAGGCGCTTGCGGAAAGGGATGTGCGGGATATCATCGCCACGCTGGAAGGCGATATCAGCGCGCTCATCATGGGAAAACGATGA
- the atpD gene encoding F0F1 ATP synthase subunit beta has protein sequence MPKVNEGAVSAIRGSVVDAAFPEKLPAIYNRLIIRQEPPITLEVEAHLDERTVRCISLSPVRGVSRGMKVEDTGGPITVPVGERTLGRVFNVFGDTIDAHGSIDGAELRSIHRKPVPIAERATETELFETGIKIIDLLAPLERGGKAGLFGGAGVGKTVLIMEMIHNMVELHRGISVFCGIGERNREGEELYRELRDVGVLDKTVLVFGQMNEQPGARFRVGHTALTMAEYFRDEKNTDILMLIDNIFRFVQAGAEVSGLLGQIPSRVGYQPTLATDLAELEERISSTRSGAITSIQAVYVPADDFTDPAAVHTFGHLSSSIVLSRRMASQGLYPAIDPLQSRSKMLSPGLVGERHYITARNVRQTLAEYDDLKDIIAMLGLEELSKKDQATVFRARRLERFLTQPFYSTEQFTGNPGKAVSLADTIDGCEQILKDAFADRHERSLYMIGAIGEARPA, from the coding sequence ATGCCGAAAGTGAATGAGGGTGCTGTTTCAGCGATACGCGGCAGCGTCGTTGATGCCGCATTCCCCGAAAAACTTCCGGCAATATATAACAGGCTCATCATTCGGCAGGAGCCACCCATCACATTGGAAGTGGAAGCACATCTCGATGAGCGCACTGTTCGATGCATTTCCCTTTCGCCCGTTCGCGGCGTTTCGCGCGGGATGAAGGTTGAAGATACAGGCGGCCCCATCACCGTTCCTGTCGGCGAGAGAACACTCGGGCGAGTGTTCAATGTGTTCGGCGACACCATCGATGCCCATGGATCGATAGACGGTGCTGAATTGCGTTCGATCCATCGTAAGCCGGTACCGATAGCCGAGCGTGCGACCGAGACTGAATTATTCGAAACGGGCATAAAAATAATCGACTTGCTTGCACCGCTCGAACGCGGCGGTAAAGCCGGCCTGTTCGGCGGCGCCGGTGTGGGAAAGACCGTCCTTATCATGGAGATGATACATAACATGGTGGAGCTCCACCGGGGGATAAGCGTCTTCTGCGGCATCGGCGAACGCAATCGCGAGGGCGAGGAGCTCTATCGAGAACTCCGCGATGTCGGCGTTCTCGACAAGACCGTGCTCGTTTTCGGTCAGATGAACGAACAGCCGGGAGCGCGTTTTCGCGTCGGCCATACCGCGCTCACCATGGCGGAATATTTCAGGGATGAAAAGAACACCGACATTCTCATGCTCATCGATAATATATTCCGATTCGTGCAGGCCGGGGCCGAGGTATCGGGTCTCCTTGGTCAGATACCCTCGCGTGTCGGATATCAGCCGACGCTCGCCACCGATCTCGCCGAACTTGAAGAGCGCATCTCAAGCACGAGATCCGGTGCGATCACATCCATTCAGGCGGTGTATGTTCCCGCAGACGACTTCACCGACCCCGCTGCGGTGCACACATTCGGTCATCTTTCATCCTCGATCGTGCTTTCACGAAGAATGGCGAGCCAGGGGCTCTATCCCGCCATAGACCCGCTGCAGTCGCGGTCGAAAATGCTTTCACCGGGGCTTGTGGGGGAACGGCATTACATCACGGCAAGGAATGTTCGTCAGACACTCGCTGAATACGATGATCTTAAGGACATCATTGCCATGCTGGGTCTCGAAGAGCTCTCGAAAAAGGACCAGGCGACCGTTTTCCGCGCGCGGCGGCTTGAGCGATTCCTGACGCAGCCGTTCTATTCGACCGAGCAATTCACCGGCAACCCCGGGAAAGCGGTATCGCTCGCCGATACCATCGACGGATGCGAACAGATACTCAAGGATGCATTCGCCGACCGCCATGAGCGATCGCTCTACATGATCGGCGCCATCGGCGAAGCGAGGCCGGCATGA
- a CDS encoding UbiA family prenyltransferase — translation MMSALFSLTRATISLAVAASAFAGCFLCTREITAKSIFIFIGIALLAASASALNQIQERDLDGRMPRTKNRPLPKGTMPVWGVLMIVIVLGSAGLASLYFLTAPVSAIIGAVTFVWYNGMYTPLKHRTKYAIFIGAFTGALPPMAGWTAAGGSLTDPAVLSIALFMFLWQIPHFHILLLKYGAEYVSAGMPSMYRTGDETRFKRGIVLWAVLASMSALPFAYFRITSFIETAIIVSATAIGFVILYRKGVRMRRTGTISIVSDRPERFADRHEAGRLLARELTGYYDVGAVVLGIPRGGMAIAAETAKLLKARLDIVLTHKLGLPGNPEFAIGAIAENGQAIIDASIAAQIDTRHIEIEKKAKHEELVHQGARYRKIIPRVPLRDTIVIVIDDGLATGATMQLALESIAREKPKRLICAVPVASTEAIGKVAAVCDEVLCLCAPTIFRAVGSFYDDFRQITDDEVLAVLSAY, via the coding sequence ATGATGTCCGCATTGTTCTCCCTCACGCGCGCTACCATATCGCTTGCCGTTGCAGCTTCGGCATTCGCGGGCTGTTTTCTCTGCACCCGTGAAATAACTGCGAAAAGTATTTTTATTTTCATCGGTATTGCGCTCCTCGCCGCGTCAGCGTCGGCGCTCAATCAAATCCAGGAGCGCGATCTCGATGGCCGCATGCCGCGGACGAAGAACAGGCCGCTCCCGAAGGGAACGATGCCGGTATGGGGTGTGCTGATGATAGTCATCGTTCTCGGATCGGCGGGGCTCGCTTCGCTTTATTTCCTTACCGCACCAGTGAGCGCGATCATCGGCGCTGTTACATTCGTCTGGTACAACGGTATGTACACGCCGTTGAAGCATAGGACGAAATATGCGATATTCATCGGTGCGTTCACCGGTGCTCTGCCGCCGATGGCCGGCTGGACGGCGGCAGGGGGATCGCTGACTGACCCCGCTGTTCTATCGATAGCGCTTTTCATGTTCCTCTGGCAGATCCCCCATTTCCATATACTGCTTTTGAAATACGGGGCTGAATACGTATCGGCCGGCATGCCGTCGATGTACCGAACAGGCGATGAGACACGGTTCAAACGCGGCATCGTGCTCTGGGCCGTACTCGCTTCGATGAGCGCGCTCCCGTTCGCGTACTTTCGTATCACTTCCTTCATCGAGACAGCGATCATTGTTTCAGCCACAGCTATCGGCTTCGTGATCCTTTACCGCAAGGGGGTTCGTATGCGACGCACAGGCACGATATCGATCGTTTCCGATCGGCCGGAACGTTTCGCTGACCGGCATGAGGCCGGCAGATTGCTCGCGCGAGAGCTCACCGGCTATTACGATGTTGGCGCGGTGGTGCTGGGTATACCCCGGGGCGGCATGGCGATAGCCGCCGAAACAGCAAAACTGCTGAAAGCCCGATTGGACATCGTGCTTACCCATAAACTTGGTCTTCCCGGAAACCCCGAGTTCGCGATCGGCGCCATCGCGGAGAACGGGCAGGCGATCATCGATGCGTCCATCGCCGCACAGATCGACACGCGGCACATAGAAATCGAAAAGAAGGCAAAACATGAGGAGTTGGTCCACCAGGGGGCGCGCTATCGGAAAATAATCCCGCGGGTGCCGTTACGCGACACCATCGTCATAGTCATCGATGACGGACTTGCCACCGGGGCTACCATGCAGCTCGCGCTTGAATCGATAGCCCGTGAAAAGCCAAAACGGCTCATATGCGCGGTCCCGGTCGCTTCCACTGAAGCGATCGGAAAAGTGGCCGCCGTTTGCGATGAGGTGCTCTGTCTCTGTGCCCCGACGATATTTCGCGCTGTAGGAAGTTTTTATGACGATTTCAGGCAGATCACCGATGACGAGGTGCTCGCTGTTCTTTCAGCGTATTGA
- the coxB gene encoding cytochrome c oxidase subunit II, which translates to MATSTAVVDGALIYILVFCALLFFLIVFFMIYFAVRYRRSRNPVPCEVSPNPLLEFAWTLLPALLATTMFIYGLTGFTFLRETPKGSMRVKVHARQWTWLFEYENGKKSPDLIVPVGRNVRCELIAADVIHGFYVPAYRLQQDAVPGIKTEVWFNATAPGNNYILCSQYCGQKHSAMLAKLIAVPSEKFDAWLSGKNVSLDGTMRDLAMPKGQSLLFERGCISCHSIDGAAMVGPTFRGFYGSTVTVRSAGRTKKILADADYIRSSIITPGADVADGFPNTMPSGRDVLSDREVDEIVNYLKTIK; encoded by the coding sequence ATGGCAACATCCACGGCCGTCGTCGACGGCGCACTGATATACATACTCGTCTTCTGTGCCCTCCTCTTTTTTCTCATCGTGTTCTTCATGATATATTTCGCCGTACGGTATCGGCGATCGCGCAACCCCGTCCCCTGCGAGGTTTCGCCCAATCCGCTCCTCGAATTCGCATGGACGCTCTTGCCGGCGCTTCTTGCCACCACCATGTTCATCTATGGCTTGACGGGCTTCACCTTTCTCCGTGAAACGCCGAAAGGCTCGATGCGCGTGAAAGTCCATGCCCGGCAATGGACGTGGCTTTTCGAATATGAGAACGGAAAAAAAAGCCCCGATCTCATCGTACCGGTCGGCAGGAATGTTCGGTGCGAGCTCATTGCTGCCGATGTGATACACGGATTTTACGTGCCGGCCTATCGCTTACAGCAGGATGCGGTGCCCGGGATAAAGACCGAGGTGTGGTTCAATGCCACTGCCCCCGGGAATAATTATATCCTCTGTTCGCAGTACTGCGGTCAAAAGCATTCGGCGATGCTGGCAAAACTGATCGCCGTACCGTCGGAAAAATTCGATGCATGGCTTTCGGGAAAAAACGTTTCGCTCGACGGCACGATGCGCGATCTTGCCATGCCGAAAGGGCAATCGCTTCTTTTCGAGCGCGGATGCATATCCTGTCATTCCATCGACGGTGCCGCCATGGTCGGCCCCACGTTCAGGGGCTTCTACGGCTCCACGGTGACGGTGCGAAGCGCCGGGCGTACGAAAAAGATACTCGCCGATGCCGACTATATCCGATCTTCGATCATAACGCCCGGGGCCGATGTTGCCGATGGATTCCCCAACACGATGCCGTCCGGCAGGGACGTTCTTTCCGACAGGGAGGTCGACGAGATAGTAAACTATCTTAAGACGATCAAATGA
- a CDS encoding cytochrome C oxidase subunit IV family protein — protein sequence MASKLIVYSAVWAALLILTVVTVAAASLHLGKVAIIVCLAIAATKATFVLLYFMHLRHEGRLVIRLIIPISIITLTIFIGLTFSDILTR from the coding sequence ATGGCATCTAAATTGATCGTGTACAGCGCAGTGTGGGCCGCCCTCCTCATCCTCACCGTTGTGACCGTGGCGGCGGCAAGTCTTCATTTGGGGAAGGTCGCGATAATCGTCTGCCTTGCGATAGCGGCGACAAAAGCCACGTTCGTCCTGCTCTACTTCATGCACCTGCGGCATGAGGGTCGGCTCGTGATACGACTGATAATCCCGATCTCCATTATAACACTTACGATATTCATCGGACTCACGTTTTCCGACATTCTAACCCGGTAA
- a CDS encoding cytochrome c oxidase subunit 3, translating into MSGNGSRSSGALGMWLFIATEILLFGGLFLLYSIYRLKNPSEFHSASLALSRFFGTLNTVILITSSFTVALSIHFMKVARTRLAAALLVATVLFALGFLVVKAIEWTAKFEHGIYPNAAALLARPRGEILYFGLYYMMTGLHAVHVIVGIGVLTFVLVWIARGKITAQRFVIHENAGLYWHLVDIIWIFLFPLFYLLT; encoded by the coding sequence ATGAGCGGGAACGGATCGCGTTCTTCCGGCGCGCTTGGCATGTGGCTTTTCATCGCCACCGAGATACTCCTTTTCGGCGGCTTGTTCCTTCTCTACTCGATATATCGCCTCAAGAATCCATCCGAGTTCCATTCGGCATCGCTTGCATTGTCGCGTTTTTTCGGCACGCTCAATACGGTAATTCTCATCACGAGCAGTTTTACCGTTGCATTGTCGATCCATTTCATGAAAGTGGCCAGAACGAGGCTCGCGGCGGCATTGCTCGTCGCAACGGTGCTCTTCGCATTGGGCTTCCTCGTTGTGAAAGCGATCGAGTGGACAGCGAAGTTCGAACACGGCATTTATCCGAATGCAGCGGCGCTGCTCGCACGCCCCCGCGGAGAAATACTGTATTTCGGACTTTACTACATGATGACGGGGCTGCATGCCGTTCACGTTATTGTCGGCATCGGCGTGCTTACCTTCGTCCTTGTGTGGATAGCGCGCGGAAAAATCACGGCGCAACGTTTCGTCATTCACGAGAACGCGGGGCTCTATTGGCATCTGGTTGATATTATCTGGATATTTCTTTTCCCGTTATTTTATCTGTTAACATGA